AACGCCAGGCGCGGCTTAATTCCCATTTCATCGACGAGGGCCGAGCGGAGCTTTTCTTCCAGCTTTTCCGTCCCAAAGTCAGCCTCAGTAACCTTTTCGCACTCCTTGATGGCACGGCTGAGGACATCTGCCGCATCATCTTTGAGTTTGCCCTGCGACTTTTCATCGATCTGAAGATCTTTGTCAGCCACAAACAGGAACCCGAGCATGCCGGACGCTTCAGAGAGCACCTGAATGCGTGTCTGGATGAGCGGGGCAGCAGGAACCAGGCGGCGTTGTTCCTCATCGGTGAGTGCATCGAAAGTGTCCGCACTGACTACGCCATCGCGATGAAGGAACGGCACGATGCGGCGGGTGAAATCGTCGATGTCGAGCATGCGGATGTGCTCGGCGTTGATGGCGGTGCACTTCTTCTGATCGAAGCGCGCCGGATTCGGGTTGACATCTTCGATGTCGAACGCCTCAATCATTTCCTCAGCGGAGAAAATGTCATTATCCGGGCTGATCGACCAGCCCAGCAATGCCAGGTAATTCAGCAAGCCTTCACGAATCATGCCGTTTTCGCGGTGCAGCAGCAGATTCGACTTCGGGTCACGCTTGGACAGCTTCTTGTTCCCTTCACCCATCACATAAGGCAGGTGGCCAAAACGCGGCGTGAATGAGGCGATCCCCAGCTCCTCAAGTGCACGGTAGAGCACGATCTGGCGAGGAGTTGACGAGAGCAGATCCTCACCGCGCAGGACGTGTGTGATCTCCATCAGCGCATCGTCGACAGGGTTGACCAGCGTGTATAACGGATGACCGTTGGCACGAACGATGACATAGTCAGGAACCGAACCCGCCTTGAAGGTGATATCGCCGCGCACCAGATCCGTGAACGTGATGTCCTCATCCGGCATGCGCATACGCAGAACAGGTTTGCGGCCTTCAGCACGGAACACCTCTTTCTGCTCCTCGCTCAGATCACGGTCGAAACCGTCGTAGCCGAGCTTCGGATCTCGGCCAGCGGCACGGTGACGTTCCTCAACTTCCTCGGGCGTTGAAAACGACTCGTACGCGTATCCGCCTTCCAGCAGTTTCTGTGCGACGTCACGGTAGATGTCCATACGCTCTGACTGACGATAGGGCGCGTGCGGCCCGCCCTTACCGATACCTTCATCCCAGTCCAGTCCCAACCATTCCAGGGAGTCGAGGATCTGCTGGTAGGACTCTTCGGAGTCACGCTGCGCGTCCGTATCTTCAATGCGGAAGACGAACGTTCCGCCGGTGTGACGCGCATACGCCCAGTTGAACAGGCAGGTGCGTACCATTCCGACGTGCGGAGTGCCAGTTGGTGAAGGACAAAAACGGAGGCGAATATCGCGTCCAGTTGCATTCGTGACAGTCATAGTGCTGCCTATTCTACCGTTGAAACGGTGCCCAGGAAAACACCAGGTCACCGGTTGCGGATCGTCCTTTGTGCCTGCGATGTGCCAGGTATGGAGCGACGCCCTCGTATCATGTAGACCACTGCGACGATCACTGCCAACAAAATGAATCCAACGACCAGAGCCTGGGCTGAGGCGAAGCCGCGGAACCATTCGCTGGGCGTATGTCCCACAGCAGCTCCGCTGGCGAAGAAGACGGCAGTGACAACAGCATTACCGATGGCAGTCGTGATGCGCTGGGCGGTCTGGACCATGCCACCGGCCGTACCTCCGTGAGCCGCTGGAACTTCCAGCATGGACTGAGTCTGGTTGACCGAGCCCATCATGCCCAGTCCGATACCGACGGGCGTGATTGGCAGAGTCAGCCATGCCGGGTGCCATCCCAGATTGGCCACACCGTACGCTACAGCGACGGTGGCCAGAACCGAGCCGATGACGATCAGCAGCGCGACGACCTGCAGCACGCGACCCTTCTCGATCGCGTGGCGTGAAGCGAACACCGCGAAGTAGGCTGAAATCACGGCGTTGGGTAGGCCGATCAGGCCGGTGAACAGAGCAGTCTGCCCCAGTCCCTGCTGTACGAACAGTGCGATGAGCACGAAGATGGAGGTGGAGCCCAGGAACTGCAGTGCGGAGATTGCCGTGCAGTAACTGAATGAGCTGATCTTGAACAGTTTGAGGTTCACCATCGGGATGTGGCCGCGGCGCTCGTAGGTGTATTCCCACCACACCCATGCAGTCAGAACAAGCACGGCGGCAGGCAGCAGCCACATTCGCCAGGACGCGTGCATCGTAAACGGCATCATGATCAGGAATACGCCTATGCACAGTGTGATCATGCCGACAGGGTCGAGATCCAGGGTGCGACCGCGTCGCTTCGAAGCAGGACGCCCCGCGACAATTTCCTGACGGCGGTACTCTTCGCGTGCTTTCTTGCGATTCGGGCCGATGGTGCGTCGCTCCTTTGAGAAGGCCAGCCACCGGAAGGCAAGGAAAAGTCCGAGCAGGCCGATTGGAGTGTTGATCGCGAACGCGTAGCGCCACCCTGGATCATTGCCAAAGATCGCTACCGTAGCGCCGGAAATTAGCGGTCCGGCTGCAACCGATGCAGAAATGGTCAACCCCATCAGGCCGAAAGCTTTGGCGCGCGCACGTCCATCGAAGTACTGCTGGATCATTCCGTTGACCTGAGGCGAAAATACTCCCGCTCCCACCGCCTGAAGAATCCGCATGGCGTTCAGCATGACGGTGTCAGTTGCCAGTGCGCAGGCCAGGCAGCCAGCGCTGAAAATCGCCAGCCCGATGACGAACATCATGGAGCGTCCGACAAGGTCACCGATACGTCCTGCGGGCACCAAAATGATGCCGTAGACCAGCGCGTAGCCAGCCAGCACCCACTGAATGCCTGACGAGGTGGCTCCCAACGTCTCCTGGATAGCGGGGAGCAGCGTATTGACTGCTGAAACCTGAAGCAGTGCCATGACCAGTGGTATAAGGATGGCAATGAGCATTCTGTTGCGGTCGTATTGTCGATCTGATCCCGGTACCGTGAAATAGCGTGAAGTCGCCACTTAACCTTCTTTCACACACAGTAATCTGAACGGCTGATCAACGAGGGCCGACCATCCATTTTAAGGCGCGTCCAGGAAGGTGACAATGAGGAAGAACAAAACGTTGTCAGTCTGACAATGCATATGACACGGTTCACTGCAAATGTCAGGTGCGCGCAAGCAATTGAGCGAGTACCCGCACAGGCAGCGACACTGAGTCCGGTGGCGGGGGACAGAAGCAGACGACGGGGACAGCATCGAGTGACGGGCGTGAAGTGCGTGAAGAGCATTAGCATGGTGCTGAATGAATGAAGGAGTATGTTCCATGAAACCTGTGCTGCCTGACCGCTCACCTGAAGAGAACTGGACCATTGGATCGCTCAAATGGACAGGCATTCGCACTGCCAGCGGTGAGCCAACACTGGGTGCATGGGTCGCTGAGATGGATTTTGGTACCGCTCCACCGGTTGTCGAGGCGATGAAGAAAGCGATTGATGACGGCCTGCTCGGATACCAGCCGTCATGGCTGGATGGCGCGGTGCGAGACGCCCTCGTCGATTTTCAGCAACGCCGATTCGGCTGGACACTTGATCCAACATGCGTGCGCACGGTCCAGTCCGTCTTGCCAGCCCTTGATGTCGTGTTGCGCTCGATGATCCCCGAGGGGAGCCGAGTCATTGTACCGACCCCTGCCTACATGCCCTTCCTGACGATGCCCGGTGTCGCTGGGCATCCCATCGTTGAAGTCCCCGCTGTTCGTGTTCCATTCAGTGACGAGGGAGACCGGCGCAGTGGGGGTGAATGGCAACTCGATGTGGAAGCGATCGGCCGAGAAGCCCGTCAGGGTGGTGCACTGCTGATCTTGTGCAATCCGTGGAATCCGACGGGGCGTGCCTTTCGGCGTGACGAACTGGAAGCGTTGTGGGAAGCGATTCGCGATACGGATGTGATGATTTTTGCCGATGAGATCCACAGTCCGCTGGTCCTGACAGATCCCACGAGTCACTTCTCATTTGCGCGCCTGAATGATGAGGTGGCGGCGCGCACGATTACGGCGACAGCTGCATCGAAGGGATGGAACATTGCGGGACTTCCCTGCGCACAAATCATCGTGACTGATGACGCTTTGCTTGAACAATGGGACGACTCCTGTGGCGAGATTAGTCACCTGACAAACTCATTGGGGGCGATCGGAACAATTGCTGCCTACCGCGACGGTGACCCGTGGCAGGACGTGGTGCGTGAGGAGGTTGCGTCGAATATGACGCTCGCGCATGAAGCACTGTCAGACACTCTGGTCGACTTTGTCAGTCCTGAAGCGACATACCTGACATGGTGGGGGCTGGATGCGTATGACTGGTCAGGCGTGCATAGTCCTGCCGCCTTCCTGCGTGAGAATGCTCGGGTGGGTGTCAATGCCGGTGCGACTTTGGGAACCGGATACGAGAACTGGATTCGCGTCAATCTGGCGTGTTCGAAGGCGAATGCGCACAGAATAATCCAGGCGATCACATCCTCGCTTCCTCCGACACGACGCGAGTAAGCCTTAACAAATACCTGTTTATGCACGTCAGATACTCGGTACGTAATCCTGTCAAAATTAGCTCTTGTGCTTACCGCAAATTTGATTTAGTCTTGGCTTGTTGTAACAAATGCGATTATGGCAGTCGCAGTTGCACTGTGGGTCGATGAGATGACCACAACGCGAAGGAGCAGATATGAGCAGGAAGACTATCGGCGTAGGCGTGATCTCGCTGGGATGGATGGGGCGTCTTCACACACGGTCGTTCAAAGCACTGCGGGAGAAGTATCCGGAAATTGAAGTAGATATCAAGCTGGTGGTGTGCTGCGATGTTGTGGAAAGCAACCGTCAGTTCGCAGTTGACAACTTGGGATTTGAAAAGGCTGTGGAGGACTACCGAGATGTTCTGAGTGACCCGGAGGTCGACGTTGTGTCGATCTGTGCGCCCAACTTCCTTCACCACGAGATCGCGATGGCCGCGATCGAGGCAGGCAAACCTTTCTGGATCGAAAAGCCGATGGGGATCTCCGCTCAAGAATCCAAAGAAATTGCGCGAGGGGCTCAATCTGCAGGCTTGATTACCTCCGTCGGATTCAACTACCGCCATGCTCCTGCCATTGAAATGGCGCGCGCGATCGTTGCGGAGGGCGCAATCGGTCGTATCACGAATGCCCGCGTGTGGCTGATTGCAGACTATGCCTCGAGTCCCGACGGGCCGCTGACGTGGCGTTACGCGAAGGAAAAGGCCGGAGCAGGAGTCATCCTCGATTTGCTCGGACACGGAGCCGACCTGGTGCAGTACGTTTTGAAGGACCGCTTTACCGCTGTTACAGCGCAGACAGGACTGTTCATCACGGAGCGTCCGATTCCCCTTGAACAGGGTATGGGACATGCCACGGTGCAGGTATCCGACCAGAAAGGCCCGGTCGGCAACGAAGACTATGTTGCAGTTCTGGGCACCCTCGAATCAGGCACCCTGGTCACGATGGAGTCCTCGCGCGTGAGCGTGGGACCGCGCGCCGAATACATTATCGAGGTCTACGGCACCGAAGGCTCATTGCGGTGGAACTTTGAAGATCTGAACAGACTGCAGATCTGCATCGGAAACGATCATGGATTCCAGCAAGGATATGTCGACGCTATGGCCAGCCCAGATTACCCCGGATTCAGCCGCTTCCAGCCCGGAGCAGGAACATCAATGGGCTTCGATGACCTGAAAGTGGTCGAGGCTGCCCAGTTCATTCAAGGTGTGCTCGACAACAAGCAGTACGGGCCCTCTGCCGGTGATGGATGGGCTGCAGCTGAAGTTGATGATGCCATTGAGAAGTCGGCTGAAGACCGGACATGGCATGAAGTAGCGCCAGTTGATGTTGTCACAACGTTCGACCACGACAACGCCCTGCAGGCGTGATCCAGGTACTACGACTGGTGGCGGTGCAGCCACACTTTACTCGCTGAAGAGGAGAATCATGGCAGACAAGAGGCAAGAGGCAGAGCTGTCCTACGCGGACTACACGCCTGAACGAATCAAGGAGATGGCGGAGAAAACTCCGCCCTCAGGACCGAAACGAGGAATCGTCGCACTGACAGCAGTGGCGACACTCGGTTCACTATTGTTCGGCTACGACACCGGTGTGATCTCAGGTGCTCTGCCGTACATGTACATGCCTGCCGGTGCTGGCGGCCTGGAACTGACACCGCTCGAAGAAGGAGCCATCGGCGGCGTCCTCACCATCGGTGCTGCATTTGGCGCTTTGATCGGTGGACGCCTGTCGGATAAATTCGGTCGTCGCCACAACATCATCATGCTGGCTATCCTGTTCATTATTGGCGCGCTGGGCAACACCTTCTCACCCAACGTGTGGATCATGTACATCTTCCGCCTCATTCTGGGCTTGGCAGTTGGCGGCGCGTCCGCAACTGTCCCGGTGTTCTTGGCAGAGAGTGCCCCCAAACGTATTCGAGGCTCCATTGTTGCCGTCGATCAGCTCATGATCGTCACCGGCCAGCTCCTCGCATTCAGCATGAACGCGGCGATCAATTCGGCTCACGGTGGCCCTCAGCTCACCGTCAAGGCTGACCCGACGGGCGCGATTGCGCCAGGCACCTACGAATGGGACTCGTTGAACGAACTGGTCGCCCAGCAGGTCGGGAACGACCAGTCTGCTATCCACGAGTTCATGATGCAGATGACGATCAGCGCCGGCAACGGTTCGGCATGGCGCTGGATGATCGTCCTATGTACTCTGCCCGCAGTGTTCCTGTGGATTGGCATGCACCTGATGCCCGAATCCTCCCGTTGGCACATTATCCAGAAACAGGTCTACGAGGCGATCGGCACGCTCAAGCGCGTTCGTGACCCTGAAAAGGACGGCCCGATCGAGGACGAAATCAACGAAATGATCGAGGCCCGCAAACGCCAGGTCGCTGAGAAGAAACTCAGTCTGAGTGAGATCATGCGGATCCCGTGGCTGCGCAAGCTTCTGGCCGTGGGCATCTTCCTTGCAATCGTCAACCAGACAACCGGCGTGAACACCATCATGTACTACGCGCCGAAGGTTCTGTCCTACGCAGGGATGGGAACGTCCGCCGCGATTACCGCGCAGGTCGCTAATGGTGTCATGTCAGTGATCGGCTCGGCACTGGGCCTGCTGCTGATCGGTCGTTTCCGCAGGCGCCAGCTGCTGATTTTCGACGTCACAGGTGTGGGCATCTGCCTGCTGGCCATTGCCGCTTTCTTCCAGTTCACCATTGCACCGGCAATCACGGGTGGCGGCGAGCCTCCCTCGTGGGCACCGTACGCAGTGTTGGGCATGATGGGCGTCTTTATGCTGATCGTGCAGTCCACCAACGGAACTGTTGTGTGGACGATGCTGGGCGAAATGTTCCCGGCCAATGCGCGTGGCGTCATGAACGGATTCGCGGTCTTCTGCCTGTGGATCATGAACGCGATCATTACATGGACGTTCCCGAAGATGATGGACGCGCTCGGCGGGGGAGTCACCTACACCATCTACGGTGTGATGAACCTCGTGATCGCAGTCGTGCTGTTCAAGATCATGCCGGAGACCTCAAAGAAGTCTCTGGAAGAAATCGAAGAGCACATGCAGAAGATCTACTCCTGAGAACAGATCGCTCTGAAACCTGATTCAATCGTTGTTGAGGCAGCTGCGGCTGCCTCAACAACTGCGTTCGGGTGAGTGGGGGCGTCAGCAAACGACAGGTCGGATACGACGCTCATACCGCACACGCGCACACCCAACGCATGCAGAGTGATCGCCTCCATCACCGTCGACATGCCCACGCAGTCGGCACCCGTCGACATGAGCCAGCGGCCCTCGGCAAGCGTCTGATACTCGGGTCCGCGCATACATGCGTAGATACCTCGGCGCTGACAATGCTGAGCGAGGATATCGGTCAGTTCACGATTCCACACGCTGGTCACATCCACGAATATTGGCCCGTTAAACGGGGAATATCCTGAGAAATTCAGGTGATCATCAATGGCCATGACGTCGCCCAGCTGCCACTGGCGCACACATCCGTTCGCGTTGCACAACAGGGCAGTGTGAACACCGGTTGCGGCAGCCGCCCTCGAACATGCGGTGACACACGCGGGGGAGACGCCCTCGTACAAATGCGTACGACCCAGAGCAATAAGCACATTCAACGCGCCGACTCGCACCGAGTGGATCGTGTTGACGTGTCCATCAGCCACGGGAGCCTCAACCCCCGGAATGTCGGAAAGCGCGAACGAGCGGCACTGAGAATCCGGCGCGTCGATCACAGCATCCAGTGCATGTGCCAGACCCGAGCCGAGCACCACGAACAGGTCATGGTGGTCACGCCCCGACAGCTCCGCAATAGTGCGGGCCCCGTCCTGGGCCTGCTGATCCAGAAGAACGCTGCGGATCGACTCGTCAGACATGGTCAGTCCTCACTTTCCTGAGCGCCGTCAGCGTAAGTGCGGGCACCAGCCTCTTCCTGTTTGCGCACACGCGAACGACTGGTCAGCAAATAGCCGGCAAAACCGATCAGCATGGCCAGCAGGATCCCGATATTCGAGTACGCCCAGTCGCCCTCGCGGCCACCGATCGGGCCGAGCAGGTAGCCCTGCCATGACAGCCAGCTGGCGGCGTTGTTGACCACCAGGCCCCAACCCACGAATGTTGCAGCAGCCAGGGAAGCGATCGCGCCCCAGTTCACGGACCCGTACACGCCGGAGGAGCGGAACAAATCAGGTTCGTTGTAGTCGGAGCGACGCAGCAGAATATCAGCGATCATGACGCCACCCCAGCCCGCGATGACCACGCCGAGCGTGGTGAGGAAGCCGGTGAATGGGTCAATGAAGTTCGCGGAGAAGAACACGACGGCGATTGTGCCAACCAGCATGATGGTGCCGTCCAGAGCGGTGGCAACCGGACGCTTGATGGGCACACCCGTCGCCAGCAGCGACAGGCCCGACGAATAGATGTCCATGACGATGCCTCCGACCAGGCCGAGGATCGCGACAAGGGCGAACGGAATGAGGAACCAGGTCGGCAGAATCGTGGTCAGCGCGCCGATCGGATCCAGGTCGATTGCCTGTCCCAGCGACTCATCGGACCCAACGAGCAACAGACCGAAGATCACGAGGACAACAGTGGGCAGCGTGGCACCGAAGGTGGTCCAGCCGACCACGCCGCCGGTGGAGGCACGACGAGGAAGGTAACGCGAGTAATCGGCGGCCGCGTTGATCCAGCCGAATCCGAAACCGGCGAGCAGCATGCACAGTGCGCCGAGCATTGCGGAGAACGGGCCGGACGGCAGAGCGGAGATCGCGCTGAGATCGATGGTGGGGATGGTCAATGCCAGGTAGATGACAGTCAGGATCGCCGTCAACCAGGTGATCCAGGTCTGCACCTTCATGATGGTGTCGAACCCGAGGATGCCGGCACCGCCTGCGATGGCGACAACGAGTACCAGTGAAATGATCTGCGCGGCAACATGATTGTGCATGCCGAGGGCGCCCATCACCGTTGCGGACGCCTGCGTGGCAATGATGCACAGGAACATTTCCCAGCCCACCGTCAGGATCCATGAAATCGCGGCGGAAATGCGGTTGCCGTTCACACCGAATGCTGCGCGCGACAAAACGAGCGTCGGGGCGGATCCTCGTTTACCTGCGATGGCGATGATGCCGCAGGTCAGGAATGAGAACGTGATGCCGACGATGGAGACGATAACGGCCTGTGTAAAGGAAATGCCGAACCCGAGCACCCATGCGCCCCATGAGATTCCCAGAACGGAGATGTTCGCAGCGAACCACGGCATGAACAGATCTGATGGTTTGCCTTTACGATCCGACTCAGGAATGACATCCAGGCCGGCCATCTCAACGGACAGGCCCTGTTCCTTCTGTGTCTGTACTGCATGTGGTGCCCCAGCGTTGGGTGCGATTGGCTCAGTGGAACTCACGATTGCTTCCTTCAACGTGACCAATGGGATGCGAAAAAGTCAGGACCGGAACTTACGTGTGAGGTATCGGCCTCAGGCGATCGGATTCGTCAGCGTTCCAATCCCGTCTATTTCGACACTGATCGTATCACCACGCTGTAGCTCCCCCACCCCTGCTGGCGTGCCTGTCAGTACAACATCTCCCGCCTTGAGGGTGATGGATTGGGAGATGAACGAGATCAAGTCGTACACCGGACGGATCATGAAAGAAGTTGAGACGTCCTGCACAACTGTGTCACGCAGAACGGTGCGCAGATGAGCGTCGCCGACTGAGAACTCATCATCTGCCTGAGGAATCAGGATCCACGGACCCAGAGGACACGAGGTGTCAAAGCCTTTCGCACGCGTCCACTGCCCGTCGCTGCGTTGCTTATCGCGCGCTGTCACATCGTTGGCGCAGGTGAACCCCAAAATATGTGCCGGCACATCCTGGGGTGCGACCTGTGAACATGTCGACCCGATAATGACAGCCAGCTCCCCCTCGTAATGCACATTTGATGACCACGAGGGGTACTTGATCGTCTCACCAGGCCCGATGATGGCGGTCGATGGCTTAAAGAACAGCAGTGGCTCCTGTGGTGCTTCCCCGCCCATCTCCTGAATGTGGTCAGCGTAGTTCTTCCCGACAGCAACCACCTTGGCCGTGGCTACCTCAGTGGGAGCGAGCAGGTGAACCGACGTCACATCGTAGTTCGTGGCCTGCAGCGGGGGAGTCAGCTCCCCCTCGAAAGGCGCGCCCGCCAGGCGAGTGATTGTTGTGCAATTACCATTCAGGATCCCCCAGGCGGGGGAGTGGAAATTCGGATCAATGTAGTGTGCAATGCGCATACTGTACTGTAACGCACATCACGCCTGAATCTTCCTGGATGACGCGTCCTACTCCTGACGCGACTTGGTCCACACGTCGGTGGGAACGTCCGCAGGAAGGTGCGGATTATCCACTCCGACAAACACCGGATCCTTGACGCCCGCCTTGCGTTGGTCCTCGTAGTCGCGCAGTGCTCCGAACGCCCATTGACCCAGAACGACGAGGGCGACCAGGTTCGTCACTGTCATGATCGCCATTGCAATATCCACGGCGTTCCACACCAATGGAAGCTGGGCAACTGCACCGATGACGACGGAGGCCACTGACACGGTGCGCACCATCCACGTGGCCCAGGGGCGCTTCGTCACAAACGCCATGTTGACATCGGAGTACACGTAGGCCGCGATGATGGAGGAGAACGCCAGGACAAAGATCATCAGTGCCATCGGCACGGTGGTCCACGCGCCGAGCTTGTCGGCAACGGCCAGAGCAGTCAGGTTCGAGGGGTTGACGCCTTCAGCGCTCCACACCGAAGGTCCTGCAATGAGGATGACGAATGCGGTTGCCGTACACACGATGATTGTGTCGACAAAGACACCCAAAGACTGGATCAGGCCCTGCTTGACAGGGTGGGACACGGTTGCGGTTGCGGCCGCGTTCGGCGCGGTGCCCTGACCGGCCTCGTTGGAGAACAGGCCGCGTTGAACACCGTTGATCACTGCAGCCATGATGCCGCCGGCCAGGCCGCCCACCACAGGTTGAGGTGCGAATGCGGAACGGAAAATCATCGACAGCACATTGCCGATCTCGCCTGCGTTCATGATGCAGATAATGAAGACCATCACCAGATATATCAGAGCCATGATCGGTGCCATCCACTCGGTCACCCGAGCCACGGAGCGGATGCCGCCGTAGATGACAGGTGCTGCAAATGCCAGCAGGAATGCTGCGATGACCCACTTGCTCATCGGAGTGGCGGCGGCCATTGTCTCCGCAATCGCGTTGGACTGAACGGATGTAATAACGAATGCGCAGGTGAGCAGCGTGATGATGGCGAAAATGTTCGCCAGGGGTTTGCTCTTCATACCCAGATGCATGTAGTAGGCCGGGCCACCGCGATACGTACCATCAGCGTCCCTCACCTTGAAGACCTGCGCGAGGGTCGCTTCCACGAATGCGGTGGACATGCCAACCGCTGCCACGATCCACATCCAAAAGATTGCGCCTGGTCCGCCCAGCAGGAGTGCTGCGGCTACGCCGAAGACGTTGCCGACGCCGACGCGGGCTGCCAGTGAAATGGTGAAAGCCTGGAATGATGAGATCCCGCCTTTGGAGTCCTGACGGGATGACCCCACGGTCTTGACCATGTGACCAAAGAGGCGAACCTGCACGGCGCGGGTGCGAACTGTCAGGTAGATACCGACACCAATAAGGATCCACATGGTGATGTGACCGGTGATCCAATCCGCAACGACCTTGATCATATCGGCAATTTCCACGTCGAGCTCCTCTCTCATCTCATCGCGTGATGGGCACTTTAGTTAACAAAGCGGTTCTCATCTTTCCACAGGGCGCGGATATCATGTTTGCGTCATCCTCCATGTGAGACTGCGGCAAGTAATGACACAATGGCGTGTATGAGTGCCCCGCTGAACGAACTGCTCGACGACCTGGAAGATGCCGGACATCTGGACGACCCCGATGAACTGGTGCGCGCGTTCCAGTCGTGGGCGGCATCAACGGGCAGACCCCTGTACCCGCATCAGGAGCAGTCACTGCTGGAGATCGTGATGGGCAATCACGTCATCGCAGCCACGCCCACCGGTTCAGGTAAATCCATGATCGCCCTGGCCGCACATTTCGTTTCCCTGGCTCATTCGGGCCGCTCCTATTACACGGCACCGCTCAAAGCGCTGGTCTCAGAAAAGTTTTTCGACCTGGTCGAGCTGTTCGGTGCGCACAACGTCGGCATGGTCACGGGGGATGTCTCGCTCAACCCGCTTGCACCGATTGTGTGCTGCACCGCCGAAATTCTGGCGAACCAGTCCCTTCGTGAGGGCGATGCGCTCGATGCCGACATGATCATCATGGATGAGTTCCACTTCTACGCCGACCCGGAGCGCGGCTGGGCCTGGCAGGTGCCGCTGCTGGAACTGACCGCCCCACAGTTCATTGCCTTGTCGGCCACACTCGGTGACACCACCCGTTTTCAGGAACAGTGGAAAGAACGCACCGGTCGGGACGTCGCCCTCGTCGACAATGCGCAACGACCCGTGCCACTCGAGTTCGACTATGTGGTCGAGGACGTGCGCACCTGCGTGGAGCGCCTCCTGAAAGAGGGACGCTGGCCGGTCTACATTGTGCACTTTTCGCAAAATGACGCCGTCTCAACTGCTGCCGCGTTTGATCGGGCCTCCCTGATCAGCGACGATCAAAAGAAGCAGATCAGCCGCATCCTCAGGACTGTCTCCTTTGCACGCGGATTCGGGCAGCAGTTGCGCGGACTGCTCGCACAGGGGATCGGTGTGCATCATGCGGGGATGCTGCCGCGCTACCGCCGACTCGTCGAGCGCCTGACGCAACAGGGACTCCTGGCTATTGTGTGCGGCACTGACACGCTGGGTGTGGGGATCAACGTGCCGATCCGCACCGTGCTGATCACGTCGCTGGTGAAATTCGACGGGCGGCGCATGCGCCACCTGTCG
The sequence above is a segment of the Schaalia radingae genome. Coding sequences within it:
- a CDS encoding purine-nucleoside phosphorylase; this encodes MSDESIRSVLLDQQAQDGARTIAELSGRDHHDLFVVLGSGLAHALDAVIDAPDSQCRSFALSDIPGVEAPVADGHVNTIHSVRVGALNVLIALGRTHLYEGVSPACVTACSRAAAATGVHTALLCNANGCVRQWQLGDVMAIDDHLNFSGYSPFNGPIFVDVTSVWNRELTDILAQHCQRRGIYACMRGPEYQTLAEGRWLMSTGADCVGMSTVMEAITLHALGVRVCGMSVVSDLSFADAPTHPNAVVEAAAAASTTIESGFRAICSQE
- a CDS encoding purine-cytosine permease family protein; its protein translation is MAGLDVIPESDRKGKPSDLFMPWFAANISVLGISWGAWVLGFGISFTQAVIVSIVGITFSFLTCGIIAIAGKRGSAPTLVLSRAAFGVNGNRISAAISWILTVGWEMFLCIIATQASATVMGALGMHNHVAAQIISLVLVVAIAGGAGILGFDTIMKVQTWITWLTAILTVIYLALTIPTIDLSAISALPSGPFSAMLGALCMLLAGFGFGWINAAADYSRYLPRRASTGGVVGWTTFGATLPTVVLVIFGLLLVGSDESLGQAIDLDPIGALTTILPTWFLIPFALVAILGLVGGIVMDIYSSGLSLLATGVPIKRPVATALDGTIMLVGTIAVVFFSANFIDPFTGFLTTLGVVIAGWGGVMIADILLRRSDYNEPDLFRSSGVYGSVNWGAIASLAAATFVGWGLVVNNAASWLSWQGYLLGPIGGREGDWAYSNIGILLAMLIGFAGYLLTSRSRVRKQEEAGARTYADGAQESED
- a CDS encoding fumarylacetoacetate hydrolase family protein, which translates into the protein MRIAHYIDPNFHSPAWGILNGNCTTITRLAGAPFEGELTPPLQATNYDVTSVHLLAPTEVATAKVVAVGKNYADHIQEMGGEAPQEPLLFFKPSTAIIGPGETIKYPSWSSNVHYEGELAVIIGSTCSQVAPQDVPAHILGFTCANDVTARDKQRSDGQWTRAKGFDTSCPLGPWILIPQADDEFSVGDAHLRTVLRDTVVQDVSTSFMIRPVYDLISFISQSITLKAGDVVLTGTPAGVGELQRGDTISVEIDGIGTLTNPIA
- a CDS encoding alanine/glycine:cation symporter family protein, whose product is MIKVVADWITGHITMWILIGVGIYLTVRTRAVQVRLFGHMVKTVGSSRQDSKGGISSFQAFTISLAARVGVGNVFGVAAALLLGGPGAIFWMWIVAAVGMSTAFVEATLAQVFKVRDADGTYRGGPAYYMHLGMKSKPLANIFAIITLLTCAFVITSVQSNAIAETMAAATPMSKWVIAAFLLAFAAPVIYGGIRSVARVTEWMAPIMALIYLVMVFIICIMNAGEIGNVLSMIFRSAFAPQPVVGGLAGGIMAAVINGVQRGLFSNEAGQGTAPNAAATATVSHPVKQGLIQSLGVFVDTIIVCTATAFVILIAGPSVWSAEGVNPSNLTALAVADKLGAWTTVPMALMIFVLAFSSIIAAYVYSDVNMAFVTKRPWATWMVRTVSVASVVIGAVAQLPLVWNAVDIAMAIMTVTNLVALVVLGQWAFGALRDYEDQRKAGVKDPVFVGVDNPHLPADVPTDVWTKSRQE